A window of Pectobacterium carotovorum genomic DNA:
AACCAGCGCGAGGTAATCTTTTTGCATGCCTTTCAGCCGCAGTTGTTCATGGAGAGAACGCAAGGCCGAACGTTTTTTGGCAACCAGCAAAACGCCTGAAGTATCGCGATCGAGACGGTGAACCAACTCCAGAAAACGCGCCTCTGGGCGTAAAGCGCGTAGCCCTTCAATCACGCCGAAGCTTAAGCCACTGCCACCATGCACCGCGGTGCCTGAAGGCTTATTCAGCACCAGCAGGTAGTCATCTTCATAAATAATGCACTCGGCCAACGCTGCCACTTTACCAAGACTGGCAGAAACAGGGGTTTCATCACGTTCTGCCTGTCGAACAGGCGGAATACGAATGACATCACCATCGAGCAATTTATACTCAGGTTTGACCCGTTTCTTATTTATCCTTACCTCACCTTTTCGCAAGATACGGTAAACCATACTTTTAGGCACACCCTTTAAGTGGGTATGCAAAAAATTATCGATGCGCTGCCCCGCTTCATCTGCGGAGATCGTCACAAATTGTACTGAAGGATTATCTGTTTTCATGATGCGCGATTCTAAATAGAGCAACCCGATAGCGCCACTTCTTTTTCTGTGCTTAACTGTGTGTCTGACTTATAAAGATATTGTTGCACTGTCGGTATCAATGGGTGAATTGCGCTGTAGCATCAAACCCTGTCCGTTTTTGTGATTGCAACAGAAGTATCTTTTACAGACAGGCAAAGTCACCTTGCTATAACGGTATCAGCAGTGGAATAATGCTTTTGCGTTTCCCACGCGGATTTCCGATAAAACACGGGGAAATTGCGAATTATTAAATTTGCCTGATGACGCACACACGCAGCAATGGCGTAAGACGTAATGCAAAATCAAGCAGTTAGCGGGCTGCGGATTGCAGCTTGGCCGGCAAGTGGAATCAGATCTGGCGACATTATTCTCAGAAGCTGTTCCCTCAGTAAATGCACTGTTTTCCATCAGGAAACACAGGCTACCGAAACATGCGTCTCTATGCAGACGACAACCGGGAGGTTGACGTCCCTGCGATAAGCCACGGGACCATCGGTTCACTCCGGTCATGCGGTTCTTTTGTCCGCAGCTCTATCAATAATGCAAGTAAAAATAACGAGTAAGTTGAAGATGAAAAGAATGTTAATTAACGCAACTCAGCAAGAAGAGTTGCGTGTTGCCTTGGTTGATGGTCAACGGCTGTATGATTTGGATATCGAAAGCCCGGGTCATGAGCAGAAGAAAGCAAATATCTACAAAGGTAAAATCACTCGAATCGAACCCAGTCTTGAAGCGGCTTTTGTTGATTACGGCGCAGAAAGGCATGGTTTCCTCCCTCTTAAAGAAATCGCCCGCGAATACTTCCCCAGCAACTATGCTTCCCATGGCCGCCCTAACATCAAAGATGTGTTACGTGAAGGTCAGGAAGTTATAGTTCAGGTAGACAAAGAAGAGCGTGGCAACAAAGGCGCTGCACTGACCACGTTTATCAGCCTGGCGGGTAGCTATCTGGTCTTAATGCCAAATAACCCACGTGCAGGCGGAATTTCACGCCGCATCGAAGGTGACGATCGCACTGAGCTCAAAGAAGCCTTGGGATCGCTGCAACTACCTGATGGCATGGGGCTCATTGTTCGTACCGCAGGCGTGGGCAAATCCGCTGAAGCGCTGCAATGGGATTTGGCTTTCCGTCTGAAACACTGGAACGCGATCAAAAAAGCCGCCGAAGGCCGCCCTGCACCGTTCCTGATCCATCAGGAAAGTAACGTGATCGTCCGCGCTTTCCGTGACTATCTGCGCCCAGACATTGGCGAAATCCTGATCGACAACCCAAAAATTCTCGATCTGGCGAAAGAACATATTTCTGCGCTGGGTCGCCCTGACTTCAGCAGTAAAATCAAATTGTACAGTGGTGAAATTCCGCTTTTCAGCCACTATCAGATCGAATCGCAGATCGAGTCAGCTTTCCAGCGTGAAGTTCGCCTGCCGTCCGGCGGCTCTGTCGTTATCGATACTACCGAAGCACTGACGGCCATTGATATCAACTCCGCTCGAGCCACACGCGGTGGTGACATTGAAGAAACGGCGTTTAATACTAACCTTGAAGCCGCAGACGAAATTGCCCGCCAATTGCGCTTGCGTGACCTCGGTGGCCTGATCGTTATCGACTTCATCGATATGACTCCGGTTCGCCACCAGCGTGAAGTTGAAAACCGCCTACGTGACTCCGTGCGTCAGGATCGTGCACGTATTCAGATCGGTCGAATTTCCCGCTTCGGTCTGCTGGAGATGTCGCGCCAGCGTCTGAGCCCTTCACTGGGTGAATCCAGCCACCACGTCTGCCCACGCTGTAGCGGCACAGGCACGATTCGTGACAATGAATCACTTTCACTGTCTATTCTTCGTCTGATTGAAGAAGAAGCGCTGAAAGAAAATACCAAAGAAGTCCACGCGATTGTTCCGGTTCAGATTGCATCTTATCTGCTGAACGAGAAGCGTGACGCCGTTAACGCCATTGAGAAACGTCAAGGCGGCGTGCGCGCGATCATCGTGCCACACGACGGTATGCAGACACCGCACTACTCCGTTGTTCGCGTCCGTAAAGGCGAAGAGAAACCGACGCTCAGCTATTTGCTGCCTCAGCGTTTGGAAACGG
This region includes:
- the rluC gene encoding 23S rRNA pseudouridine(955/2504/2580) synthase RluC, encoding MKTDNPSVQFVTISADEAGQRIDNFLHTHLKGVPKSMVYRILRKGEVRINKKRVKPEYKLLDGDVIRIPPVRQAERDETPVSASLGKVAALAECIIYEDDYLLVLNKPSGTAVHGGSGLSFGVIEGLRALRPEARFLELVHRLDRDTSGVLLVAKKRSALRSLHEQLRLKGMQKDYLALVRGQWQSHCKVVQAPLLKNILQSGERIVRVNSDGKPSETRFKIEERFEHATLVRASPVTGRTHQIRVHAQHAGHPIAFDDRYGDREFDQQLADTGLKRLFLHAQALRFEHPNTGETLRVEAPLDSGLRRCLQVLRKTKA